From a single Mycolicibacterium mengxianglii genomic region:
- a CDS encoding D-2-hydroxyacid dehydrogenase family protein, producing the protein MKPLLAILDDYQGVALSCADFDSLRAHFDIRVYQRAFADEQETVAELGDAEVLVAMRERTRLSRSVLECLPKLRYIVTTGMRNAAIDMAAAAERGILVSGTGMSKHAAGELTWALVMAAARHIPAEVAGMRSGGWQSTVGTELNGRTLGIVGLGHIGTQVARYGQAFGMTVQAWSPNLDADRAAALNVAAVPKDKLFAESDVVSLHLVLSERTRGVVGAHDLALLGPTGLLVNTSRGPLVEEAALVEALSNGVLGAAALDVYDIEPLPASHPLRTLPNVVATPHIGFVTDKSYGVAYPQAVEDIQAWLAGAPIRLL; encoded by the coding sequence GTGAAGCCATTACTGGCCATCCTCGACGACTATCAAGGCGTGGCCCTGTCCTGCGCCGACTTCGACTCGCTGCGAGCCCATTTCGATATCCGGGTTTATCAACGTGCCTTCGCCGACGAGCAGGAAACGGTGGCCGAACTCGGTGACGCCGAGGTGCTGGTGGCGATGCGGGAGCGAACCCGCCTGAGCCGCAGTGTTCTCGAGTGTCTGCCGAAGCTGCGATACATCGTCACCACGGGGATGCGTAACGCGGCCATCGACATGGCGGCCGCTGCTGAGCGCGGGATCCTGGTCAGCGGCACCGGGATGTCCAAACATGCCGCCGGTGAGTTGACCTGGGCGCTGGTCATGGCGGCAGCCCGGCATATCCCCGCCGAAGTGGCCGGGATGCGGTCGGGAGGTTGGCAGTCGACCGTCGGTACGGAGCTGAACGGCCGGACACTGGGCATCGTGGGTCTGGGACACATCGGCACCCAGGTGGCCCGGTACGGGCAGGCATTCGGCATGACGGTCCAGGCGTGGAGCCCCAATCTCGACGCCGACCGGGCCGCCGCACTGAACGTCGCCGCGGTGCCCAAGGACAAACTGTTCGCCGAATCTGACGTGGTGTCACTGCATTTGGTGCTCAGTGAGCGCACCCGCGGTGTGGTAGGCGCGCACGACCTGGCACTGCTGGGTCCCACCGGACTGCTGGTCAACACCTCCCGCGGCCCGCTGGTCGAGGAAGCGGCACTGGTCGAGGCCCTGTCCAACGGTGTGCTGGGCGCCGCGGCCCTCGACGTCTACGACATCGAGCCGCTGCCGGCCTCCCATCCGCTGCGGACGCTGCCCAATGTTGTTGCCACACCCCATATCGGCTTCGTCACCGACAAGTCGTACGGCGTGGCCTACCCGCAGGCCGTGGAGGACATCCAGGCCTGGCTGGCCGGCGCGCCGATCCGGCTGCTCTAG